The Mycoplasmopsis columbinasalis genomic interval ATATTGACTGTGATTCTTTCTTTGTGAGCGCACACCGAACTATTAATCCTAGTTTAATTGGCAAACCAGTATTAATTGGAAGAAGAAATCGCCACTCAATTGCGACATCAATTAGCTATGAATTAAAAAATAAAGGGGTAAAGGTGGGCTGACCTCTTTATATGATTTTTAATGTTGAACCGAAAGCTATCGTTGTTGAGCCCGATTACAATTTATATTCTGAGTTATCGACCAAAATTTTTAATTACATAGAACAAAAATATGCTGATAAAATCGAAATTTTTTCAATCGATGAATGTTGAATTGATGTAACAAATTTTTTAGGTGAGTCAGATCCTATTACGTTAGCTTATGGCATACAAAAAGATATTGCGCAAAAATTTAAAGTTCCAATTTCAATCGGTGTTTCATACAATAAATTTTTAGCAAAAATGGCAACCAATCTAGCAAAACCGAACGGTGTACGTATGATTACACAGAAGAATTTCAAGGAATTGATTTGACCTTTGGATTTATCTGAATTTTTTGGAATTGGCAAAGCAACTTTACCAAAGTTAAATGCTATTGGAGTCTATAAAATAGGTGATTTAGCAAAACTAGAATACAATAGTCCTGAAGTTTATGCAATTATGCACACCACTGGTGATCGTATTATTAAACAAGCTCAAGGACTTGGCGACGATGACCTAAAAAGTCCGCAAAATGCTAAAAGTATTTCTGCAGATTTTACTTTTTTTCACGGTGAAATGAATAATGAAGAGGAAATTATTGATATTATCAAAACTCTTACTCGTAAAATTGTTACCAAAGCACGAAATCGTGATTATGTGACCAATTCGGTAGGTGTAACTGTTCGCAAAATGGACCGCACTTGAGATGGAAAAAATTTGAAGCTAACTGACTATACAAATGATTATGATGACATTTTAGAAAATATATTAAGAGCGTTCAATTCTTTTTGAAACGGCGAATTAATTCGTGGTGTTGGAGTAAAATTAAATCATATTTTACCAATCGAAGATGTTGGTCAGCAGTTAAAATTGTTTGAAACAAGTAGAGTAAAAACGCAAAAAATGTTACAAAAAATGCAAGTTAATGAACAAGTAACAAAAGTTAAACAAGTAATTCGTGGTTTAAATCGCCAAAGTAATGACAAAATATTTTTAACTGGAAAAGATTTCTTGCGTGATAAAACTTATAGCAAAAACAATATTAAATTCAAATCTGAAGATGAAAAAAGTAAGGAGTAAAAATGAAAATTGGTTTATTTGGCGGTTCATTTAACCCTGTGCATAAGGGACATTTAGAAATTGCGCGTTTAGCAAGTAAGCAACTAGAACTGGATCAAATCATTTTTATTCCCGCGGCCAAAAATCCTTTCAAGAAGAAACAAAGTATCGCTGATAGTCAAGATCGTATCAATATGTTGAATTTAGCACTTGCTGATGAACCTAATTTTACTGTAAGCGAATTTGAAACAAAACGTGGTGGTGTAAGTTACACCTTTGAAACAATTAGATACTTTAGGCAAAAGTTCCCAAACGATCAGCTTTTCTTCTTAATGGGTTCAGATTTACTACCTAAACTTAATAAATGAGAATATATTGAAGAAATTGCTGCAAACTGTCAACTTGTTGCTTTTCGTCGTTCTAAACAAATTAATCGCATCAATGCCAAGCGTTTTAATGTAATTTTGCTTAAAAACCCATTGTTCGAAGAATCTTCAACTGCGATTCGTAGTGGTCACCTTGAATATTGTGACGATAAAGTTGCTAGCTACATTGGCGCAAATTTCTTGTACGCAAAAGAAATTGTTCACAACACTTTAAAAAGATGGCCTGACCGTGCTAAACACTGTGTCCAAACAGCTGAATTTGCTGTGAAACTCGCACAAGCAACTAATTACAGCGTTAAGAAAGCATATTTTACTGGTTTATTTCATGATATTTGTAAGTATGTTGAAGGTGAAGTGGCAGTCGAATTTTTAGCACGATTTATGCCGCTTAGTCAAGCCAAAAGTATCAAGAAACACGAGTATCATCAGTTAGTTGGTTATTATTGGTTGAAACATGTTTACAAGTTGTCTGATGAAGACATTTTGCACGCTATTAAAATTCATACCACGATGGCAATTGATATGTCAATACTCGATAAAATTTTATTTGTTGCAGACAAAATTTGCGAGGGCAGACGTTGACCCGGTATTCAGAAACTTAGAAAGCTTGCGCTTGAAGACTTCGAAGCCGGGTTTGTAGCTGTGGTGCGAGCTAATTATGAATTTAACCTTGCTAAGGGAGTTGTTTTTGATGAACCAACACAAAGAATCTATGATCACTGACTTAAACAAAACTAGGTTACAAAAATTAATTGCAGCTAGTGGCTATTGTTCGCGACGCGAAGCAGAAAAACTAATTCAACAAGGGAAAGTACGCATAAACGGTCAAGTCGCACCCCTTGGAAGTTTAGCAACTAGTGCTGATCTAATCACCATTAACAACCAGCCTTTAGACTTGGAACCACCACAATTAGTTTACATTTTATTAAACAAACCACCAAAAACAATTACCACAGCACGTGACCCACAGAAAAGAACAACTGTTGTTGATTTAATTGATACTAGTTTACGTATAGTACCTGTAGGTAGGCTTGATTACGATACAACCGGTGCTTTGCTCTTAACTAATGACCTTAAATTAGTTAACCAATTAACACACCCAAAATATGAAATTCAACGCATATATCGTGCACGCCTTGATGCGCCATTAACTCGCAGAGAATTAATCCAAATTAACAAAGGGATTCTAGTTAATGGTAAAATTTCTCACCAACTTGTACAGCAAGTTGATCAGAAGTCATACTTAGTTACTCTGCACGTAGGTTCTTATCACCATGTCAAACTTTTGTTTGCACACTTCGAACGAAAAGTACTAACTTTAAAAAGAATTCAGTATGCGAATTTAACGATTCAAAATTTACCAATTGGCGCTTACCGCCCACTAAAATTGAAAGAACTCAAAGACTTAAAATTCTTGGTTCGCCAACAAGAAGCACGACTTCAAACTAAAGAACAACCAACGCATGAAAAGTAAATGAAAATGATTAACCTTCACACCTGTACCTCTAGTCTTGAGCACAGTTAGCTGCTCAAGTAGTTTTTATCAACTAGAACAAACACTTAAAGTTACTTTTAGCATTGATTTTGCTAAAAACGTAGAAACTTACCAGCACAATTACCAACAAGTTACTAACTTTCTAAGCAAAGACCAAAACGAAAGCGCCTACAAATATTTACTCAAAGATTGAGCACGCGTGAACGAAATTACCAACTACTGAACGCAAAATATCAGTAACCAAAACAAGATTTCGCTCTTGTTACAACAACCTTTCGACGCTAAAGACATTGGTTATTATGCTAGTGATGGCACTTTTGTGTCGCTCAAAACCAATTTAGCCTGAGTTTTAGAAGCTATGGACCTGAATACTAACGGTTTTTTTAGCCAAGATAATTTTGCCGCTAAAATTTGAAATTTTGGTCGTTTAAATCGTGAAATTGATGAAGTTGTGCAGTCGGCGCTCACAACTTTTGAACGTACTGCCTATGGACGTTTTTATCGTACTCTCACAATCGACCCATATTTAAGTCAAGATTGACCTTTTTATCATGGCGATAAGGAAAAAACTGACATTTTGTTCACTCGTTTAAATACTGATGCAGCAAGTTTTCACACAGATTTTGTTGCGAAAATTTATGATGCTTCCAAAAGTGGAATTGATTATTCCAAACTTGGCAATGTGCTTAACCCCGATGGTACTTATGGACATGTGCACGCACTGGTAAATTTGTGACGCGAATGAACATCGATGTTTGTTGTTTACCGCGATCCACAAACTGGACAAATTATTATCAACTCTAACAACAAAGCGCAAGCAATTACTGATTTTTATCAACGGTTTATCGCCGCTAAATCTGCGCTAGGACTTACAAGCGAAAAAATTGTTATTATTAATACGCAGGTACAAGGGCAAACATTCGCTTTTGAAACATTTTTAGATAATTGACAAACTGTGATTAATCAAAACAAAGGCCCCGAGCTGTTTGTAAGTAACTATATTACTCAATTCGAAGATAGATTATTTAAACCACTAGCAGAAATGAATGCTATTGGCGCAACATTAGTGCGTAGCATTAATGAATTTGGTGTGTAGAACTTTGACAATGTCAAAGTTTTTTATTGCTTTTTTACAGCGCGTGCAAGCGCTTCGAACAAAATTCTTTGGTCAAAGTTTCAAGTACGATAACCTTCTAAACAAACTTGTCAGTATGTTTGGGTTGGCAGCGCCACAGTTGCAGCTGGATTCATCACGTAGGCGAAACATTCGATGGTTTTCATTTGAGCGTTATGTTCGAAGTTGATGCGGAAAATTTCTTTATTATAAAGGGTGGGAAAATCTTCAAACGCATCAAGTGCCTCTTGGTCACGAGGACTAATTTGGTAAATTACCACCGGAACAACAGCAGTGCTTGTTGGTGTGCAGTCAAGAGTTAAGTAAGCAGAATCAGTAAGGCGCTTAAAGTTGAGTGTGTAATTAGATAAGGTTGTTTGGCAAATAACTGTGGCATCGGGGCAAAGTTGTTGCATTTGGGTAAGATTTAAATTCGAACCATAAGCTAAGTAGTATTTCATTTTCTATTCCTTGGAGAGTATGTTTCTTTAATTATAAAAGTATAACTAGTGTTAGCTAGTTTGTGTTTTTAGTTAAAAAAAGACCTACAAACCTAAAAGCTTGATTTGTAGGTCTTTGAGTTTGTAGAAACTAATTTTAAGTTAGCACCCAAACTCTGAAGTTAAAAGTAAAGAATAAAAGTTTTAAGTAAAGTAAATTAGAAAAGTTTAATAAATGATTAAATAAAATTTCATTTTAACACAAATTTAGTGAAATTTCTAAAGGCTAAATTTGAGTGATTATTTGTTGGACTAAGAAATAATTATTTAAAGTCAACATCAACGTCGATTAAGCCAAGTGTATCCTTGTGTACTTTAGCTAATGCTGTAGTTGATTTTTCAAAAGCAGCAAGTTCGTCTTTGTTGAAACTTACCTTGCTTGGAAGGTATTCGTAACCATTTTTACCAACGATTACAGGAATTGAAGTGTAAATACCTGCGTTCTTGTATTCTTTTGGTAATTTAACACCAACATTCATTACAAGACGCTTGTCGTTAACAACAGCACTGGTAATTTCGTAAAGTGATGTACCAATACCAAATTGTGTGTTGCCCTTAAGGTTGTAAATGTAAAGACCTTCTTTAACAGTACGTACAAGTAATTCGTCTAATTCATCTTTCTTAATTACACCTGCTGAAATTAAGTCTTGAAGGTTTGAGTCACCAATTTTCATTGTTGATCATGCTACCATCGCACTTGCACCGTGTTCACCAAGTACTGATGCTTGCACTGTGTCTGCAGCAACATTCAATTTTTCACCAATGAATTTCTTCAATCTAGCTGAGTCAAGTAAAGTACCAGTTGAAATAACTCTGTGGTGAGGAATGCCTGAAGCGTATGGCAAGATAGCGGCCATCACATCACATGGGTTTGAGGCAACAACTACAACGCCAGTGAAACCGTTTTTGGTTAATTCATCACCAAAGTGTTTCATTAACTTAGCATTTTCGGCAGCAAGAGCTAAACGGTCGGTTAAGTTCTTCATAGGAATTGATGCAGTAATAATTGCAACATCAGCTCCTTTAGCGTCAGCAAAAGTACCTTTTCTGAAAGTTGAACGGTTTCTAGGCATTAATGCAACCATATCTTGTAAGTCGTGCGCGTGTGCTTCACATACGTTTTCATTTTTGTCGATGAATACGTATTCAGCTTCTAAACCACGAGTCACCGCGATTGTTGTAAATGTAATACCAACATTACCTAAGCCGATAACAACGATTTTTTTCATAAATTGATATCCTTTTTTAAATGTTTGTTTAAATAATCTGTAGAAATAACTACTACTTTTTTGAAAAGTTGATTGGTTTTTAGTTCATTTAGTAATTATTTTTTACATAAAAATTTTAACACAAAATGATGTGCGAAGGTTAAAAAGGCGCAAAGAAAAAGCCCTTTGGGGAGAGCTTTTTCATTTGATTTAAACTTGTAAAATCATCAATTAGTACAATTTTTACGCTACTACTGGCAATGCACCAACTGGGTAAATTGCATCAAAGCTTAATTTTGCAATAATTGTTCAAACAGGCATTGCTATCAACGCACCAATTGTTGATAATGTTGAAACTTCTGAAGTTAAGTTTACGTATTTGTGATTTGCTGTAACCGAGAAAATTGTACATACAGCAGCTGGTGGAGTTGCAGCAAGAAGTACAAGAAGTATTGCTGTAGAGTTACCTTTTTCCCCAAATACCCCTCCTGCTACCAAACCTAATACAACTAAGAACACTACAAGTGGTAATGTAAATAATTTACGCACCGTTGTAATTCAAACTGTAGGGTTTTTAGCAGCTTTTTTAACATCACTAACTGCAAGTGAACCACCAATTACAAGTCAAGCAAGAGGTGAAATAATCTTTGAACCAGTGTCAATTGCGTTACCTAGTGCTGGAAGTTGAATTCTAAATGTTTCTCAATAAGTACCAGAGGCTAATTTAGGTTCTACTGTAGAAAGAGTGTATGGATGTTTTGCTGAGTATGCAGCATTAGCCACAAATTTAGTATCTGCACCTGGAATAAATTGAATTGCTCATAAAAGCAATGAAACATAAAGACAAATCATCATTGGGCTAAATACTTGTTTTAAGATATTTTTAGCATTCTTTTTACTGAATTTGTCTCCACTGTAAATAAGTGGCAAGAATCCAAACGCGCCAATCATATATGGCAAGTTTCAAACTTGAAGAAGAGCTCTGGCGTATTCGTCAAATACAACTCCTTTCATTGCGTCTACTATTGGAACCGCAAAAAATTGCAATGAACCATAAGCGATCATAGCTTGAATAGCCATTAATTTTTGTCTATAATCAACAAGGTAAGCTTCTCTAAATCTTTCAAAAGTTTCCAAGTTACCTGGATTTTTTTCTTGGGTTCTCTTGAATAAAGCTTCGGCTTGTCTATTAATAAATTTAGGAACCATACGAGGGAAAAAGTTAGCGACTAAATATGCTAACGTGTGGAAAATCAAGTAGAATGCAAGTGAAAGTCCGAGCACCACTCCAACTTGTTTTGCAAGGTCTTTGTTTGCAGCAGCCATAAACGCGCTAATAGTTAAAAATGGAAGCGCAAACTCTAATGTAAACTTGGCAAGTTTTCCATTAATTTCACGCGTAAAGATACCTTTTTTTGTTACATAATAACCAATTAAAATAAACATAAGGGTAACAATAACTGCCCCTCACATTCCTTGCGCGGTTATTAGTCCTTTAAAATTGTCTCACGGTGTTGATGTTGTCATTTTGTCCTTTATGTAAAAATGATAAAAATCTATTCAACAAATATATCAAGGTTATTATCTGACATTGACTCTAACCAATAAAATTATAAAGGGTAAGATTGTTTTTTGGGTTAAATGCTCCGTTTTTGTGAAAATACGAACAATTAATTTTCAATTAAGGACAAATTTCGTAATTTTTCTTTAATAGTATTCAAGCTTTCCGTGTGTTAAAATTTCACAATAAAATGATGTAAAAAGGAACAAAATGAAAATATATGCAGATACTGCTAATGAAGATTTTGCACTAATTCTCTTTGACGAAAATAATAACTGTATTAAACAAACAATCATTGTAAATGCTCCAAAAAAGGTTCATTTATTAGTTGATGAATTTAACAAATTAGTTAACGAAACAAACACAAAAATTAGCGAAATTTTAGAATTTTATTTGAATTTAGGACCTGGTTATTTTACAGGAGTCAGAACAGCATTAACCTTTCTAAGAACAATGGCAACAATCCTGAAAAAACCTATGTTTACTATTAGTACTTTTGAAATTTTGCAACACCAAAACCCGCAAAAGAAAAATTTTTATTTAAATGCATCTGGTAACAAAATGTACCAATTTTGTAATGAAAATGTTTTTGACGCGCAAAACATAAAAGTTGTTGCTCATGACAATGAAATGCAAACCGACAAAGTGGACTGGCTTCATTTTTGTTCGCATTTCAGTGCGTATCAAAAATTATTTAAAAAATACAATTATCAAGATTTAATCAAAATCGAACCTTATTACATCAAAAAGCCGCAAATCGGAGCGCAAAAATCAATAAAGGACTAATTATATGATAAAAATTTTACTGGCGGGGACACCTGAATTTGCTGTTCCTATTTTTGAAAAAATCATTCAAAATTTCCACGTTGTTGGAATCGTTTCACAACCAGATCGCCCTGCGAATCGAGGACACAAAACCTTACCAACTCCAACCAAATTACTTGCGCAAAAATATAATATTCCTTGTTTCCAACCTGAAAAAATTGGCCAAATTAAGGATGAATTAAGTCAACTGAACTATGACTATTTCATTACCGCTGCTTTTGGACAATTTGTGCCAGCTAGTATTTTGAAATTAGCAAAAAAATATAATCTCAACGTTCATGGTTCGCTTTTACCAAAATATCGGGGCGCAGCGCCCATTCAGCACTCATTATTAAATGGAGATAAAATTACCGGTATTTCAATTATGGAAATGATTCTCGAAATGGATGCTGGTGATGTTTTTACTACTTTGCACTATCAAATCAAACCACGAGATGTTGCAAGCGATGTTTTTACTCAATTGAGTAACTTAACTGCTCAAAATATTGTTGAGATTATTAACAAAATTAACCATGGGATTTATCAAAAAGTTCCACAAGAGAGTGCGAAGGTAACGCTCGCACCAAAATTGCTGAAAGAGCAAGCTTTCTTAGAAAATTCTTTGACTTGTGAACAAGCAATTAATAAAATTCGAGCCTTCGCAACAACTCCTGGAGCTTATGTTTTAGGAACAAAGGGAGAAAGAATTAAAATTTTCTTTGCTACCACAACGCCGACTAAAAATGCGATTGTAATCAAATGTGCCGACGGCGAAATTTATGGTATTGATTATCAGTATGAAAGTCGTAACAGAGTAATTTTAGGTTAACTTTAGAATAAAAAAAATGACGAATACTATTGCGAAATAGGTATGTTCGTCATTTTTACTTTGTTGGATTTACAGCTCACATTGATTATTTTTTCTCATATTTTGCGTTAGTCATCGAACGCATCACAGCTTTAATTTGCGTTTCGGAAGCTTTTCGTCCCATTTGCGCATACATTGCACGAATCATTTTTTCAGTTACTGGGGGGTTTTCTTTAATTTGCTTTTCAAAACTTTTTCTAGCACCAATGAAAGCAGTAATAGCACCTACAATTAAACATACAATTGCCACAGCAATAATGATGCCGATTCATCCTCCTGTTGACATTTAACTCCTTTCGTGACCTGATTTATTTATATTTTAATATATTATTGTATTTATCTTCGTTCAATTCGAGTACAAATCTAGTTAATAAATCACTTGCTGCTAACAAATCATTAACATCGCAAACACCAATTGGCGAACGCAAATAACGTTGCGGTAATGAGATGGTAATTACACTAGCTCCGCCCTTAGTGTATTGTAAAGCTGATGCGTCTGTGCCACCACCCATTGAAATAAATTTATAGTGTTTAATGTCGTGTTTGTTGGCAATTGTGCTTAAAAAATTAGCAAGTTTAGGATCCGCCATCATACCGCCATCCATCATTCTAAGCGCTACACCTTGCCCTAGTTTAGTTGTGCCTGCTGTAATATTGGGGGTGTCATGACTAACTGTTGTATCAAGTGCAATAGCAACGTCAGGCTCAATTAAATCTACCACAGTTTTGGCACCACGGGTGCCTACTTCTTCTTGTACGGTTCCAACTAAGTATAAGTCAACTGTTAATTCACTTGCAGCTATTGCGTTGGCCAACTCGACTAAAACACACAGACCAGCGCGGTTGTCCATTGCTTTGCCAGCAATTAGATGTGGTTGATGAGGAAATTTGACCGTTGACCCTGTTAAATAGATATAGTCGCCAATTTGAACACCAAGATCAAGCGCTTGTTGTTTAGATTCAAAACCAAAGTCAACATAAAGTTCTTTATTAGTTAAAGCCTTAGCTCGCGCTTCTAAACTCAAAACATGAACTGAAGTGTGACCAAAAACGCCTTCAATCCGTTGACCTGTAGAAGTCACTAAAACTGCTTTAGTGCCAATAACTACAGATGGTCACACACCACCGACTGACTCTACTCAAACAAAACCTTGTTCATCAATTGATCGTACTTGATAACCTACTTCATCCATATGTGCTGCAATTAGCACCTTTGGTGCATTCGCGTGGCGGCTTGGCTTGTGCAAAATAACTGAACCAAAGTTATCGTAACTAACTTCAAATGCATTGGCTGGTAGATTCTTGAGCAGCAATTGTGCTACAGCTTGTTCATTACGAGAAGGCGCTTCTGTTTCCAAAAATGCCACTAAACGATTTTTAAAATCTTCAATTCGATTTGTAACTGCCATTATTATTTCAACTTTCTTTGCGCAAACAGCGCCATAAATTCGAATAGTGTATCCACTAAAGCTCCTTGTGGTTTGCCGGCAATGTCGGCAGTGCCAGCAATATCACAATGAACAAAAGGAACATCACCTACAAATTCTTTTAGAAACATTGCTGCTTGATTTGCATCTTGACGTACTGTTTTTGACCAGTTTTTAAGGTCTGCAACATCACTTTCTGTGTTACCTTTGTGGAAATCAGCATGCATTGGCAATCTTCAGATCTTTTCGTGCCCGTCGTGAGCTGCTTTTGCAAAAAGTTCATAAACTTTATCATCAGTAGCATATACACCTGTGTAAACTGAACCGAAAATAGAAACCATTGTTCCAGTTAAAGTAGCCACATCAACAACAACTGAAGGATTGAGTTTAGACACAGCATA includes:
- a CDS encoding Y-family DNA polymerase, whose translation is MPKTKTIFHIDCDSFFVSAHRTINPSLIGKPVLIGRRNRHSIATSISYELKNKGVKVGWPLYMIFNVEPKAIVVEPDYNLYSELSTKIFNYIEQKYADKIEIFSIDECWIDVTNFLGESDPITLAYGIQKDIAQKFKVPISIGVSYNKFLAKMATNLAKPNGVRMITQKNFKELIWPLDLSEFFGIGKATLPKLNAIGVYKIGDLAKLEYNSPEVYAIMHTTGDRIIKQAQGLGDDDLKSPQNAKSISADFTFFHGEMNNEEEIIDIIKTLTRKIVTKARNRDYVTNSVGVTVRKMDRTWDGKNLKLTDYTNDYDDILENILRAFNSFWNGELIRGVGVKLNHILPIEDVGQQLKLFETSRVKTQKMLQKMQVNEQVTKVKQVIRGLNRQSNDKIFLTGKDFLRDKTYSKNNIKFKSEDEKSKE
- a CDS encoding nicotinate-nucleotide adenylyltransferase — its product is MKIGLFGGSFNPVHKGHLEIARLASKQLELDQIIFIPAAKNPFKKKQSIADSQDRINMLNLALADEPNFTVSEFETKRGGVSYTFETIRYFRQKFPNDQLFFLMGSDLLPKLNKWEYIEEIAANCQLVAFRRSKQINRINAKRFNVILLKNPLFEESSTAIRSGHLEYCDDKVASYIGANFLYAKEIVHNTLKRWPDRAKHCVQTAEFAVKLAQATNYSVKKAYFTGLFHDICKYVEGEVAVEFLARFMPLSQAKSIKKHEYHQLVGYYWLKHVYKLSDEDILHAIKIHTTMAIDMSILDKILFVADKICEGRRWPGIQKLRKLALEDFEAGFVAVVRANYEFNLAKGVVFDEPTQRIYDHWLKQN
- a CDS encoding pseudouridine synthase; the protein is MNQHKESMITDLNKTRLQKLIAASGYCSRREAEKLIQQGKVRINGQVAPLGSLATSADLITINNQPLDLEPPQLVYILLNKPPKTITTARDPQKRTTVVDLIDTSLRIVPVGRLDYDTTGALLLTNDLKLVNQLTHPKYEIQRIYRARLDAPLTRRELIQINKGILVNGKISHQLVQQVDQKSYLVTLHVGSYHHVKLLFAHFERKVLTLKRIQYANLTIQNLPIGAYRPLKLKELKDLKFLVRQQEARLQTKEQPTHEK
- a CDS encoding MAG0770 family lipoprotein, translated to MKSKWKWLTFTPVPLVLSTVSCSSSFYQLEQTLKVTFSIDFAKNVETYQHNYQQVTNFLSKDQNESAYKYLLKDWARVNEITNYWTQNISNQNKISLLLQQPFDAKDIGYYASDGTFVSLKTNLAWVLEAMDLNTNGFFSQDNFAAKIWNFGRLNREIDEVVQSALTTFERTAYGRFYRTLTIDPYLSQDWPFYHGDKEKTDILFTRLNTDAASFHTDFVAKIYDASKSGIDYSKLGNVLNPDGTYGHVHALVNLWREWTSMFVVYRDPQTGQIIINSNNKAQAITDFYQRFIAAKSALGLTSEKIVIINTQVQGQTFAFETFLDNWQTVINQNKGPELFVSNYITQFEDRLFKPLAEMNAIGATLVRSINEFGV
- a CDS encoding gamma-glutamylcyclotransferase family protein, with product MKYYLAYGSNLNLTQMQQLCPDATVICQTTLSNYTLNFKRLTDSAYLTLDCTPTSTAVVPVVIYQISPRDQEALDAFEDFPTLYNKEIFRINFEHNAQMKTIECFAYVMNPAATVALPTQTYWQVCLEGYRTWNFDQRILFEALARAVKKQ
- a CDS encoding lactate/malate family dehydrogenase; translation: MKKIVVIGLGNVGITFTTIAVTRGLEAEYVFIDKNENVCEAHAHDLQDMVALMPRNRSTFRKGTFADAKGADVAIITASIPMKNLTDRLALAAENAKLMKHFGDELTKNGFTGVVVVASNPCDVMAAILPYASGIPHHRVISTGTLLDSARLKKFIGEKLNVAADTVQASVLGEHGASAMVAWSTMKIGDSNLQDLISAGVIKKDELDELLVRTVKEGLYIYNLKGNTQFGIGTSLYEITSAVVNDKRLVMNVGVKLPKEYKNAGIYTSIPVIVGKNGYEYLPSKVSFNKDELAAFEKSTTALAKVHKDTLGLIDVDVDFK
- a CDS encoding AEC family transporter; its protein translation is MTTSTPWDNFKGLITAQGMWGAVIVTLMFILIGYYVTKKGIFTREINGKLAKFTLEFALPFLTISAFMAAANKDLAKQVGVVLGLSLAFYLIFHTLAYLVANFFPRMVPKFINRQAEALFKRTQEKNPGNLETFERFREAYLVDYRQKLMAIQAMIAYGSLQFFAVPIVDAMKGVVFDEYARALLQVWNLPYMIGAFGFLPLIYSGDKFSKKNAKNILKQVFSPMMICLYVSLLLWAIQFIPGADTKFVANAAYSAKHPYTLSTVEPKLASGTYWETFRIQLPALGNAIDTGSKIISPLAWLVIGGSLAVSDVKKAAKNPTVWITTVRKLFTLPLVVFLVVLGLVAGGVFGEKGNSTAILLVLLAATPPAAVCTIFSVTANHKYVNLTSEVSTLSTIGALIAMPVWTIIAKLSFDAIYPVGALPVVA
- the tsaB gene encoding tRNA (adenosine(37)-N6)-threonylcarbamoyltransferase complex dimerization subunit type 1 TsaB, giving the protein MKIYADTANEDFALILFDENNNCIKQTIIVNAPKKVHLLVDEFNKLVNETNTKISEILEFYLNLGPGYFTGVRTALTFLRTMATILKKPMFTISTFEILQHQNPQKKNFYLNASGNKMYQFCNENVFDAQNIKVVAHDNEMQTDKVDWLHFCSHFSAYQKLFKKYNYQDLIKIEPYYIKKPQIGAQKSIKD
- the fmt gene encoding methionyl-tRNA formyltransferase, which codes for MIKILLAGTPEFAVPIFEKIIQNFHVVGIVSQPDRPANRGHKTLPTPTKLLAQKYNIPCFQPEKIGQIKDELSQLNYDYFITAAFGQFVPASILKLAKKYNLNVHGSLLPKYRGAAPIQHSLLNGDKITGISIMEMILEMDAGDVFTTLHYQIKPRDVASDVFTQLSNLTAQNIVEIINKINHGIYQKVPQESAKVTLAPKLLKEQAFLENSLTCEQAINKIRAFATTPGAYVLGTKGERIKIFFATTTPTKNAIVIKCADGEIYGIDYQYESRNRVILG
- a CDS encoding YneF family protein; amino-acid sequence: MSTGGWIGIIIAVAIVCLIVGAITAFIGARKSFEKQIKENPPVTEKMIRAMYAQMGRKASETQIKAVMRSMTNAKYEKK
- a CDS encoding M42 family metallopeptidase — translated: MAVTNRIEDFKNRLVAFLETEAPSRNEQAVAQLLLKNLPANAFEVSYDNFGSVILHKPSRHANAPKVLIAAHMDEVGYQVRSIDEQGFVWVESVGGVWPSVVIGTKAVLVTSTGQRIEGVFGHTSVHVLSLEARAKALTNKELYVDFGFESKQQALDLGVQIGDYIYLTGSTVKFPHQPHLIAGKAMDNRAGLCVLVELANAIAASELTVDLYLVGTVQEEVGTRGAKTVVDLIEPDVAIALDTTVSHDTPNITAGTTKLGQGVALRMMDGGMMADPKLANFLSTIANKHDIKHYKFISMGGGTDASALQYTKGGASVITISLPQRYLRSPIGVCDVNDLLAASDLLTRFVLELNEDKYNNILKYK